In Rutidosis leptorrhynchoides isolate AG116_Rl617_1_P2 chromosome 6, CSIRO_AGI_Rlap_v1, whole genome shotgun sequence, the DNA window ctacattggaacaaaactgaaagtatatagctaTTGATTAGCTTAAACCCTTGATTCTAATTCCCATGCATGCCAAAACAATTATTGGAATACTTGTTTCTTGTAACACTTTAAATAGAAGAATAAATCATGAATCGTCACAAATAACATAGTAGATAACAACTCTTCTATATCCATAAAAGTCTATAACTAATGtactaaaaacttcaaaattttggtTGTTGAATACTATTAATCATTAAATTAATGCATCCATCTTCCAAACTTCATTGTCATGATTTTGCGTTTCTTGTTCTGTTTATGCTTCTCAGCAATCCTAAGCTTCCTTTTGGCATTTCTCATGGGGTTAACGACTGCCATTATTTTCTCACCTTGCCTTCTTTTATCCCTTTTCTCCTTTAGATTTTTCCTTATGTGGTTATAAACTTTGTTGAAATTCTGAACTCCAATTACGTCCCTAATACTATCGCACATCTTTTGCGCATGTTGTTTCGCATCATCTGAAACAAACATCAACTCACTGTCAGCTCAACATTCAACTAAATGGATGCAAGGGTAAAAACGGAAATCATGAAATATAACTACTAATAATTGGTAAAAAAAATGTTGTAAAAATAGTTTTAGGGAAATGGGTCAAAAGTCACCCAAATTGTACTCATGAACTGCCCAATTAACCATATGTCATCTGTAAATACAAATTGCTAATCTTACCAGAGATAACTTTCCCAGCAAATCCCTCGCAGATTTTGTACAACGGAAGGAGCACATGATAAGCGTATGTTTGACCTTCTCTTTGGTCCACAATTTCATTCGTATCAAGAATTCTTGATGACAGTTTTTTAAAGCTTTTGAAGACGAATCTCATCTGCAAATGTAATAATTAATATAAGGTACTCCGTATTTGTTAGAAATAAAAAGCTCCAGAGAATATAACGTTAATCGCATAATTAGTAGATGTTTTACATAAAGGCGGAAATTTCCAAACTTTCACGTTTCAACCCATTTACTTAGAAATGGATCAATTAGGGTTCTATtcggagaaaaaaaaaaaaaaactttgttgaTAGATgaacaagtcaaacaaagtcaatctaCAATAACTACAAGCTACTAGATTGTTTTCATTCAATGATTTAGAATGTTTTTAAAATCATAATAATTACCAGATTAACTATTTAAAAAAAGTATTTATTAAACAAAGAAAAAAACTAACCTGAACTTCCTCCATATCAAGTGCAATCTTACCCATCTTTTTTAGTAGAGAAGATATGAGCAAATACCGATAACTTTCACAATTTTCAAGGTCACAATGACTGTTAAGCCCTGAAGCAAGAGACGCAAACATATTTCTTCCTTTACttgaatcaagaatcacaaaagctCTTAAAAACATTTCTTCATCTTTCGGCTTAAGCGTAGACCAAAATATTTGTGATTCCCTTTGCTGCCCTAGCATTAAATGTAATTTACTAATTGCAAACTTAACGTTTTTCATAAGACATTGGTTTGCTGCTTCATCGGTAAGTGATGTTTTCAACTGAGAGCAGAAAGCGACTGCTAGCAGAAAAAGTCTACTCGGTCTCATTAAGAAATGATCCCCAAACCATTTATCATCATTTTGATTGTGGGCCGAATTTAGCGCTTTAAAGTACAATGTAAAAACACGGCTTGAGATATTCCGCAGCCAAATGTGTGGATGCAATAAGAACTCGCAGATTAGTTCCCACATGTCCTGCAATTAAAtggaaaataataatatttattatttaataaattCAACCTACAATAAACCATTTATATCCGGCATGTTGCATGCATCAAGTGAATTTCATGTTATGACGTATGATACCTCGAGATCTTTCCGAAAGAGCAACTCGGGAAATTGCAGTAATATCTTCTCAAAAAGAACCAATGAGTAATACGCTTCTTTCCATAAGGGAACCGTTTCTCCGTTGGATGGAACGGTTTGACCATTTATAGATAAGTTGACCGCAGACGTAAGCATGCGTCTCATTACAATAAAAATGTCATTGATATGTTTTGTAAAATCTTCCTTCGGTACCTCCACCAACAGTCCCAAAACCTACATAAGATATTGTTAGAACCACACACACAAACTTAGACGGAGAATAAATGAAAAACTTTTTCATTTGAAACTTAGACGGACAATACCTGTGCAGCAGCACTCCATAAACCTTGTTTTTCAGCAGAATACCAATTCAAAGTGTAATCTATAATTGGAAGGAGACTTTGTGAGCTGAGACGACCAATCAAACGCTTAATAACAGCACCAGTCATAGATCTAATTTGTTTCTCTGAATCATTCGCTAAACAAACTACCAACTGTAGAAAAAGTTTCTGTGATTGCTTATCCACAAATTCCCGTGGGAACTTAATAATAATTGCATGAAGCATTTCCAGTACAGCTTCTCTTCCAGTCAAGTGCTCGTACCTACAACAACAAAAAACCATCTTTAATTAAGAGTCGAAACTATATGAAAATCACACACAGAACGGGGCTAATTACCCTATGGAAAAACAACTAAAAGAGAGAGGAGTACAAATGTCATTTCTTTAATAGGGTGTGCATCACTTTTTTATGTATATTGATGCACATAAGGAACGTGTAGTTAGTATTACTTTTCCATTAACCAGGGTTGCAAAACTCGGAATTACTACTCGGGGAGTACTCAGCAAGCACTCGGTTAAACATCGTCAAACTCGGTCAAACACTgtcaaactcggtcaaaactcGATTACTCGGAAAATCACTCAAAGTCAGTCAAATatgggtcaaaatcagtcaaagtcaactttggtcaacatcCCAAATACTccccgagtagcgatttttgcaaccttacCGTTAACTTTGTTCGTCTAGTACTAGTTACATATAAGCAAAGCAGTGGCGGAACTTGGAGCCGACAATAGATGGGCCGAAACCAGTGacaggggtaaacactaaaaaccttattttttggtaaaatttttttttttttattgtaacATTTTTTTAAAATCCGGACGGGGCGGGTACCCCGGAGGGTATAACTAAGTACCGCCACTGCATATAAGATTAAATGTCGTCAAATGCTCATTATTTACCTTAAATTGTCAAACAAGAAGTGGAGATGTTCTTGTTGACGTTTTGCAGAAAGGGGATAATCATACAAAAAATTCAGAAAAATCTCACTGCATTTCTTGCGTATTGATTCAACTTCACTCGTGACCATCAACTCTGCAACTTGTTTAGCAAGATCGTAAATTTCAGTAGCCATAACCTTACGTTTCACAATTTCCTTTAACAAAGAAAGTGCAACGATCGTTGGGTTTCGTTCAAGATCAACAAAAAGTGGAAACTGAAGAAGCATTTGCATTTGTTCTTTTGAAAGTGTCATACTCGTACTTCTTAAAAGATGTGTTAATAACCGTATACAAGATTCAGCTAACGGGGTATTAGCAGTAACGGACCCATGCAGGATAACAAAAAGCGCGCTTTTTATGTTATCGGCTTGCGAATTAAGAGACGGTAACGAAGATTTTATAATAAGTGAAAGACACATGAGAGATTCGGATGTTATATCTTCATACTTGGAGCTCAAGCAATTGCATAACAATCCAACAAACGGGTCAAGATATGATAAGACTTTTTCTTGACTTTCTTTGACTTTCATTATCTTGAGACGATTACGCAATATACTGAGAGCAAATACGGTTATAAGATGTGAACATTGGTTCCCGTTTACACCATCTTTAATCAAACGATAAGTGAAAATTAGAATGTCTTCTTCACTAACAGTCGGATTACATTTAATACCCGAAGCTATGTGTTTCAACATAGTTTCTAACTTTGACTTCAATTTTGGAGTCAACTGCTTCTGAAGATGACGTGTAATGGGTGACATCAGCTTCAACGCATGGGTTTTAAACGTGATGCTTTGCGCGATTAAAGTTAACGTCTCAAATGACTTCTTCTTTCTCGTTTCCTTCATTTTTGAAGCGATTTTTTCGACGTCTTTTTCTTCAGAAACGTCACCAAGTATGTCATTTTCAGCAACGGAAAGAAGCTCGTCTACGCAATAATCGAGCTTCCCAGAAACGGGACCCGCCAAGCATTTCAACAATATGAAATTTAGCGTGTATCCAAGCACATGAAGCTCAAATCCTCTTTTCAAAGTCGATTTCAAAACTTTGAGAATGAAATCAAGATATTCTAACCCTAATTCTTTCAAACAAGCAACAAGCGCAGATCTTGCTTCATCACGAACACTTTCTAAACGGCTTTTCAAAAAATTCGCAATACGGTGAATTATAGTCGGTAGTTGCAACTCCAATACGTTACCGGATAGTAATTTGAATAACTTGAGTGCAACAAGACTAACAGTAACATTGACATTATCAGTATCCAAAGTCAACAACTTTTGTACTTTTGGCAGCACGTTGTCACGCATAGATGTTTGTATATCGGAAATGTCGGTTTCGTTTTCTGCGAAATGGAAGTGGTCGAGTATGGAACATATGAGTCGTAAAAAGAGCTTTTGACTGTCGGGTTTGACTTTGAGTTCTTTGAAGCATTTATTCAAGAGTGCATAGTATTGTTTCCATTTTAAAGAACCAGATATAGATCCAAGGGCCTCGATTGATGCATCTCGAAGATGTTCGCCTTTTCCATCTTTTACTTCAAGTAACATATTGAATAAAAGTGGTATTATCACTTTATCTGTAACGACCTGCACGGTTTATGTAAAAAATAACGTACGGTGAAGAATTTGTACGtgttaaaaaatgataataaagatataATTACCTCCGACAAAGAACGGGCACGGATAGCGTTGGAGAAGCGTGACAATGCCCTTCCTCTCATATGCTTCTGTAATCATTAAATCATTAACATTAAAGATTATCGTTGTATCCAAAACAATAAAAAGGGCTTCTACAAACATTCCTTTTTTGTTCTTATTATATGAGTGTGTATATGATTACAAGACTATGTCATTACACTAATAGTTTAACCTTATTCTTGGAGCTTTAATAGACTTGAAAAGAATTTGGTTGCCTTCATACCTGTTTGACCCGGTCAACCCACATGACCCATTTACTTTTCCAACAAATATTTAGCTTAATCTAATTGACTCATTAAAGATAAAACGTAACCCAAATCGACTCATGTCTGTTTAAATAAGCCAGAATTTCCTAGACATAATTTCAAGAGTTTATTTCTACAACCAAATACTGACCTGTACATGAACGATATTGTGAAAGAAATCTTCCTTGCACAGATCATGATACGATGCAAGATCAGACACCTTAGGAAGCTTCAACACCATCTCTTGGAGTAAGTCCATCCACacctacatatatataaataaccaaTCCAAAAATCAGTGATAAATTATTAAATTCCAATATAGCTAAACAAAATCAAGAAGAAAATAACAGAATTTTCCACCTTTTTAACGGAGTTTTCTTTGTTCATAGCATCCCCCATGTACTTCAAAATAAAGTTGTTAACTGTGTTCTGAATACTTGCTTTAGTCCAACACCCAAAATTAGATACCAATTCACAAGAAATTATCTTTTGACAGAAATCGACGAAAAGAAGCAAAAGACTATATGCACTGTTCCTCAAAATCAAGTCTTGAGATGACATATCATGTACACAATGTGACAAGATGATTAAAGCATGATCTTTACGAACACTGCAGAAAAACTCTATATTTATTTTCTCATAAGCACCAATTATGACATCATAATCGAGGCCATCGATCTCCATAGCAGATGTAGCACTGAGTTCACGTAGAAGGTTTGCAACACGGACTAAAGATGGGTCATTTTCGGTAAGAGTATCAAGGATACCACAGATAGCCAGCTGTACATCTGACGTGGCATGAATAAGAAGTGGGGAAATAGTATTCAAGATTCTTGAACTTCCTTCATTTCCTAACATCGGTGTCATCTTCTGGATGACATGCAAAGTCTCCACACATGAATCTGGGTGAAAAAGATAAATTAAatgaattaataaattaattatgacAGAGTTTAACACAAAAATACACACAATGAGATTAAATAGATAATAGACTAACCCCAATCATGAGGTTTTTTGGATAGAGATGGAAGCATAATGTCAATGAATTTTCTCCCGACTGAAGGATCTGTAATATACTTGGGCAGTAACTTGAATATGCTAAGCTCTCTTCCACCAGAAGATTTGAGTGATTTCCTACAGAGCAATTCGGGTTAATAATCAAAGGTGGGAACTTTGGCCCGTTTACTTATTTATGAGTTGATACGGGTTATGTTCTATCTCTAACAGATCAAACAGGTAAAATCAAAAAGATAGATAAAAAAAGGTTTGAACGAACAAAGCAGGTAAAAAGCTACTGAAGTGTATTATCAATGCATACAATCTCCAAAATCATTTATTCAAAAGATTAGATAATTActgaaatttatatattttatactagATATTAGTATTTATTACCAAAAACTTAAATACGGTCACAAGGTGACTTGATCCAACTTGGCAACCCGTTTAATCCACACAATAATAATTATACGATTTGACTTGCACCCAGTTGACCCATTACCACCCAGCCTAACACAACTATTTTGCCACCTCAACCAACAATGAAATAGGGTACATATGCCCAAAACTGTTATAAAACACTACTACACAGGTGTATGTGGATAATAACAAACCTGTTAGCATTTTTGCATGTGTAAAGCTGATGCAAGCTGCAAACAAGCATATCAATATTAGGTAGTAGAAGCCCTTTCACCACACTATCTTCACTTCCCAACTCGTTGTCGAGATGAAGAAGATTCTCAATGAAACTAAGAACACAAGATATAACGGCTTCGGAGGCAGTTGTGACAGTTAGAATTGAAAATATATCTGGGAC includes these proteins:
- the LOC139851535 gene encoding uncharacterized protein, whose protein sequence is MATQSQAQAVKSLNKGAGRQRFVFKTFSQRVEDIDVDVFRSLVPLKQEPSAGSSFFRDCLVEWRELNTAEDFISFYEEMLPLVQSLPQIIIQKKIIVENLLSRLVMKGRLSLEPILRLIAELSRDLLDDFIPFIPKVVDSMTLLLSSGADRESEIIEQIFTSWSHIMMYLQKYLMKDVVPILKVTKKLRFYPKDYIQEIMAESVSFLLRAAPPEQLKKGIKKVVSEVVAKPLETRKSGSSALLYYVMKGFSSKLHSKAEQVLRILFNIEIIGSGDKDPACSNPVVELLISVIQRLCEDLNPSELKLVLQLEREQICECVYNGNLLYISHLLSVFISTMQIHNLRKAIEIEPVLDLVKLLVETFITSPSVKGDDQSYEVIDKILQLMLCILDDHVSDISNLSMQWAPIFENRSKSLITFIKELLSKDATIVHAFRTCIVSSLTDLIGPFEDESLYLLIKFFEKLQSLESCLFDETSKEGILGICILLKKNITCWIEKMNDSVHKEPSRVEFTTTDLARIWGVINCYSYMREFEANPSLLMDFVETVDRLLTVNSGSIASLPRRIWESLIGVGLDSYKKLSFTHEELPVDKYMCFAKKYKSSIQVLSAVAGLLDSLYGSPSQAVDHPKEYHPELTAEKAIDAFDIFSQNLYHSDKQIRHVTLRILCHYEFLHFETSQSNQPSENDMIVDDSQNNVLHLLLEIEATTLSIATSRKVILLITKIQRDILAGRICKAHIPLVFNSIIGLFHNRFSQIWNPAIECFAVLVSNYHAFVWDICVDFLDKCVTNFISHQESLDRDNIELHDNHDDLQSCFSAYVATSHDNIPSRNVLSLLIKSLQKVSFAESRSRHIIPLFLKFLGYDVADLSRVKSYNLQSSNGKEWKGVLEDWLNLLKLMHNPKSFYRSEFLKEVLLYRLLDENDPEVQLKVLDCLLNWKDEFLVPYGQHLRNLVNPKTLRDELTRWSLSRESGLVSEQHRDFLVPIVIRLLVPKVRKLKKLASRKAASMHHRKAVIGFLAELDINELPLFFALLIKPLQSGLSGDDNMNELLWATPKTSASFDFSSVLRHFTMANIKSLSSKKIYGFLHVTEEIIGVFDESRINPILDTLMGSVVRILACCAPSVVEEDGGTEQKAMTSFGPKQFKDLRSLCLKIISLVLNKFKNHEFSVEFWDIFFSALKPLIDGFKQEGASSEKPSSLFVCFLAMSRNQELVSLFHRANNLVPDIFSILTVTTASEAVISCVLSFIENLLHLDNELGSEDSVVKGLLLPNIDMLVCSLHQLYTCKNANRKSLKSSGGRELSIFKLLPKYITDPSVGRKFIDIMLPSLSKKPHDWDSCVETLHVIQKMTPMLGNEGSSRILNTISPLLIHATSDVQLAICGILDTLTENDPSLVRVANLLRELSATSAMEIDGLDYDVIIGAYEKINIEFFCSVRKDHALIILSHCVHDMSSQDLILRNSAYSLLLLFVDFCQKIISCELVSNFGCWTKASIQNTVNNFILKYMGDAMNKENSVKKVWMDLLQEMVLKLPKVSDLASYHDLCKEDFFHNIVHVQKHMRGRALSRFSNAIRARSLSEVVTDKVIIPLLFNMLLEVKDGKGEHLRDASIEALGSISGSLKWKQYYALLNKCFKELKVKPDSQKLFLRLICSILDHFHFAENETDISDIQTSMRDNVLPKVQKLLTLDTDNVNVTVSLVALKLFKLLSGNVLELQLPTIIHRIANFLKSRLESVRDEARSALVACLKELGLEYLDFILKVLKSTLKRGFELHVLGYTLNFILLKCLAGPVSGKLDYCVDELLSVAENDILGDVSEEKDVEKIASKMKETRKKKSFETLTLIAQSITFKTHALKLMSPITRHLQKQLTPKLKSKLETMLKHIASGIKCNPTVSEEDILIFTYRLIKDGVNGNQCSHLITVFALSILRNRLKIMKVKESQEKVLSYLDPFVGLLCNCLSSKYEDITSESLMCLSLIIKSSLPSLNSQADNIKSALFVILHGSVTANTPLAESCIRLLTHLLRSTSMTLSKEQMQMLLQFPLFVDLERNPTIVALSLLKEIVKRKVMATEIYDLAKQVAELMVTSEVESIRKKCSEIFLNFLYDYPLSAKRQQEHLHFLFDNLRYEHLTGREAVLEMLHAIIIKFPREFVDKQSQKLFLQLVVCLANDSEKQIRSMTGAVIKRLIGRLSSQSLLPIIDYTLNWYSAEKQGLWSAAAQVLGLLVEVPKEDFTKHINDIFIVMRRMLTSAVNLSINGQTVPSNGETVPLWKEAYYSLVLFEKILLQFPELLFRKDLEDMWELICEFLLHPHIWLRNISSRVFTLYFKALNSAHNQNDDKWFGDHFLMRPSRLFLLAVAFCSQLKTSLTDEAANQCLMKNVKFAISKLHLMLGQQRESQIFWSTLKPKDEEMFLRAFVILDSSKGRNMFASLASGLNSHCDLENCESYRYLLISSLLKKMGKIALDMEEVQMRFVFKSFKKLSSRILDTNEIVDQREGQTYAYHVLLPLYKICEGFAGKVISDDAKQHAQKMCDSIRDVIGVQNFNKVYNHIRKNLKEKRDKRRQGEKIMAVVNPMRNAKRKLRIAEKHKQNKKRKIMTMKFGRWMH